A region from the Lolium perenne isolate Kyuss_39 chromosome 4, Kyuss_2.0, whole genome shotgun sequence genome encodes:
- the LOC127293822 gene encoding jasmonate-induced oxygenase 2, producing MGGLSMDQAFVQAPEHRPKAALAEAAGIPVIDISPLANGDEASVEALAAEVGKASREWGFFVVVRHGVPDDTMARALEAQRAFFAMTPEQKAAVRRDEATPLGYYESEHTKNVRDWKEVFDLVPHEPPPPAIVADGELVFQNKWPQDLPGFREALEEYGNAMEQLALSLMELIARSLGLRPDRLKGFFKDDQTTFIRLNHYPPCPSPDLALGVGRHKDAGALTVLYQDDVGGLDVRRRSDGEWVRVRPVPDSFIINVGDIVQVWSNDRYESAEHRVSVNSHKERFSMPYFFNPGSGAMIEPLEELVTDENPPGYEAYNWGEFFSTRKNSNFKKLAVENVQIAHFRKSIA from the exons ATGGGCGGCCTCTCCATGGACCAGGCCTTCGTGCAGGCCCCCGAGCACCGTCCCAAGGCGGCCCTCGCCGAGGCTGCCGGCATCCCGGTGATCGACATCTCCCCGCTTGCCAACGGCGACGAGGCCAGCGTGGAGGCGCTGGCGGCCGAGGTGGGCAAGGCGAGCCGTGAGTGGGGGTTCTTCGTCGTGGTGCGCCACGGCGTGCCCGACGATACGATGGCGCGTGCGCTGGAGGCGCAGAGGGCGTTCTTCGCGATGACGCCGGAGCAGAAGGCCGCCGTGCGGAGGGACGAGGCGACGCCGCTGGGCTACTACGAGTCGGAGCACACCAAGAACGTCAGGGACTGGAAGGAGGTGTTCGACCTCGTCCCGCATGAGCCACCGCCGCCCGCCATCGTGGCTGACGGCGAGCTCGTGTTCCAGAACAAGTGGCCCCAAGACCTGCCCGGGTTCAG AGAGGCGCTGGAGGAGTACGGCAATGCGATGGAGCAGCTGGCCTTGAGCCTGATGGAGCTGATCGCGCGGAGCCTGGGGCTGAGACCGGACAGGCTCAAGGGCTTCTTCAAGGACGACCAGACCACCTTCATCCGGCTCAACCACTACCCGCCCTGCCCGAGCCCCGACCTCGCGCTCGGCGTTGGCCGCCACAAGGACGCTGGCGCGCTCACCGTCCTCTACCAGGACGACGTCGGCGGGCTCGACGTCCGGCGCCGGTCCGACGGTGAGTGGGTGCGCGTCAGACCCGTCCCGGATTCTTTCATCATCAACGTCGGCGACATCGTCCAGGTCTGGAGCAACGACAGGTACGAGAGCGCGGAGCACAGGGTGTCGGTGAACTCCCACAAGGAGAGGTTCTCCATGCCCTACTTCTTCAACCCCGGCAGCGGCGCCATGATCGAGCCGCTGGAGGAGCTGGTGACCGACGAGAACCCGCCCGGGTACGAGGCCTACAACTGGGGCGAGTTCTTCAGCACCAGGAAGAACAGCAACTTCAAGAAGCTTGCCGTAGAGAACGTCCAGATCGCGCATTTCAGGAAGTCCATCGCCTAG
- the LOC139839094 gene encoding uncharacterized protein, whose product MKSYADRNRVERQFATGDKVLLKLQPYAQQSVVNRPYPKLSYKFFGPYTVLERIGPVAYRLDLSASAAQVHPVFHVSQLKPFTANYSPVFSDLPPAADLAPVSPVPAVILQRRLVKKGNAAAPQVLVHWAHLPADAATWEDYYVLKQRYPNATLWEEEQEGVQAQEGSSVTPATSEVDIESPGQTELDQESEDRPISQADIE is encoded by the coding sequence ATGAAATCTTATGCTGACAGAAATAGGGTAGAGCGTCAGTTTGCAACAGGTGATAAAGTGCTTCTCAAACTACAGCCTTACGCCCAACAATCGGTggtgaatcgaccgtacccaaagTTATCCTACAAGTTCTTCGGTCCTTACACAGTTCTGGAGCGTATTGGCCCAGTGGCTTATCGATTGGATTTATCGGCGTCGGCGGCTCAGGTTCATCCAGTTTTTCACGTTTCACAGTTGAAGCCGTTTACTGCTAATTATTCACCAGTCTTCAGTGATCTACCACCGGCTGCGGATTTGGCTCCCGTGTCTCCTGTTCCAGCTGTAATTCTGCAGCGCCGTCTTGTGAAGAAAGGCAATGCTGCTGCTCCGCAAGTGTTGGTGCACTGGGCACATCTGCCAGCTGATGCAGCCACCTGGGAGGACTATTATGTCTTGAAGCAAAGGTATCCTAACGCCACACTATGGGAAGAAGAGCAAGAGGGAGTTCAAGCTCAAGAGGGGAGCAGTGTCACACCTGCTACTAGCGAGGTGGACATCGAGTCGCCAGGGCAGACAGAACTGGACCAGGAGAGTGAGGATAGACCCATTAGTCAGGCAGATATTGAGTGA